One segment of Gammaproteobacteria bacterium DNA contains the following:
- a CDS encoding RidA family protein, with the protein MSREIIHTDKAPKAIGTYSQAVKVGKTVYLSGQIPLVPETMEMVEGNMEAQIVRVFDNLAAVAEAAGGTLADIAKLNIFLTDLSHFPLVNEVMGRYFDQPYPARAAIGVASLPRNAGVEMDGIMELV; encoded by the coding sequence ATGAGTAGAGAAATCATACACACGGACAAAGCACCCAAAGCCATTGGCACCTATTCACAGGCCGTAAAAGTTGGCAAAACCGTCTATTTGTCGGGACAAATTCCGTTGGTACCTGAAACCATGGAAATGGTAGAAGGCAATATGGAGGCCCAGATTGTGCGCGTGTTTGACAATCTTGCTGCGGTTGCCGAGGCCGCAGGCGGAACACTGGCAGATATCGCCAAACTCAACATCTTTCTCACCGACCTTAGCCATTTCCCGCTAGTCAACGAGGTTATGGGACGTTATTTTGACCAACCCTATCCCGCCCGTGCAGCCATTGGTGTCGCCAGTCTGCCGCGTAATGCGGGTGTGGAAATGGACGGCATTATGGAGTTGGTCTAG
- a CDS encoding RNA-binding transcriptional accessory protein, whose protein sequence is MVVQNIISRIANELSVQDAQVQAAVTLLDEGATVPFIARYRKEVTRGLDDAQLRTLQERLVYLRELEERRATVIKSISEQDKLTPELEQQILAADTKTRLEDLYRPYMPKRRTKAQIAREAGLEPLAKALLQDPTLDPATVASDYIDADKDVADIKAALDGAKQILMEDFAEDAELNGKLREHVWQEGSIKSSIIEGKEQEGIKFSDYFDAAESIHKLPSHRALALFRGRSEGILQLNITLPEGEEAHANAGDNIRCQQLIARNFNIENKGRAADEWLQECVKWTWKVKILTRLDNELKLRLRENAENEAIKVFAHNLHDLLMAAPAGARNTMGLDPGFRTGVKVVVVDITGKLLEQATIYPHQPQNQWKQALAILSTLAKKHNVELVSIGNGTASRETDQLALELIKNNPELKLTKIMVSEAGASVYSASSLATEEFPDLDVSLRGAVSIARRLQDPLAELVKIDPKSIGVGQYQHDVNQTQLARSLSDVVEDCVNAVGVNVNTASVSLLSYVSGLNSTLAKNIVAYRDQHGAFQDRKQLLKVARLGDKAFEQSAGFLRIDQGSNPLDRSAVHPEAYPVVENILARTGKRIDDIIGNTNLLRSLNAAEYTDEKFGEPTVRDILQELEKPGRDPRPEFTTASFKEGVEKITDLKLDMILEGVVTNVTNFGAFVDIGVHQDGLVHISALADKFVQNPRDVVKTGDVVKVKVLEVDVNRKRISLTMRLTDSSRDVEKTQRAEPSKPKNRQKQTSTQATQTGNNAFALAFQKAKSN, encoded by the coding sequence TTGGTAGTTCAAAACATCATTTCCCGTATAGCGAATGAACTTAGCGTCCAGGATGCCCAGGTCCAGGCGGCAGTTACTCTTTTGGACGAAGGCGCAACGGTACCTTTTATCGCGAGATATCGCAAAGAAGTCACCAGAGGCTTGGACGATGCCCAGTTACGTACCTTACAGGAGCGCCTGGTGTATTTGCGCGAACTGGAGGAACGCCGGGCGACCGTCATCAAAAGCATCAGCGAACAGGACAAACTTACGCCGGAACTCGAACAGCAGATCCTCGCCGCTGATACCAAAACCCGCCTCGAAGATCTCTACCGCCCTTACATGCCTAAGCGCCGCACCAAGGCACAGATAGCCCGTGAAGCAGGGCTGGAACCACTAGCTAAAGCGCTACTGCAAGACCCGACTCTTGACCCTGCTACAGTGGCCAGTGACTACATCGATGCCGATAAAGATGTAGCCGATATCAAAGCTGCGCTCGATGGCGCCAAGCAGATATTGATGGAAGATTTTGCTGAAGATGCCGAGCTCAATGGAAAACTGCGTGAGCATGTATGGCAAGAAGGCAGCATCAAATCCAGCATCATCGAAGGCAAGGAACAAGAGGGTATTAAGTTTTCCGATTATTTTGATGCCGCAGAGTCTATACACAAGCTGCCATCACATCGTGCACTTGCGTTGTTTCGCGGACGCAGTGAAGGGATACTGCAATTAAACATCACTTTACCTGAAGGTGAGGAAGCACATGCCAATGCTGGCGACAATATACGCTGCCAACAATTGATTGCGCGCAATTTCAACATTGAGAACAAGGGACGCGCGGCCGACGAATGGTTGCAGGAATGCGTGAAATGGACGTGGAAAGTAAAAATTCTTACCCGTCTCGATAACGAGCTCAAACTACGCCTACGTGAAAACGCGGAAAATGAAGCCATCAAGGTCTTCGCTCATAATCTACATGATTTGCTGATGGCAGCGCCTGCAGGCGCGCGCAACACCATGGGGTTAGACCCAGGTTTCCGTACCGGCGTTAAGGTCGTGGTTGTTGATATCACAGGCAAGTTACTAGAACAGGCGACAATCTATCCGCATCAACCGCAAAATCAGTGGAAACAGGCCTTGGCCATACTTAGTACGCTTGCGAAAAAACACAATGTTGAACTTGTCAGTATCGGTAATGGCACCGCTTCTCGTGAAACTGATCAATTAGCCTTGGAACTTATCAAAAACAATCCGGAACTCAAGCTCACCAAGATCATGGTCTCAGAAGCGGGCGCCTCGGTTTATTCTGCGTCGAGTTTAGCGACGGAAGAATTTCCGGATCTGGATGTTTCTCTGCGCGGCGCGGTTTCTATTGCACGCCGCCTGCAAGACCCACTTGCCGAACTGGTGAAGATCGATCCAAAGTCAATCGGCGTCGGTCAGTATCAACACGATGTTAATCAAACGCAACTGGCGCGCAGTCTTTCGGATGTGGTTGAGGATTGCGTAAATGCGGTCGGGGTTAATGTAAATACAGCCTCTGTTTCCTTGTTGTCCTATGTCTCAGGACTCAATTCTACCCTGGCAAAGAACATTGTTGCCTATCGCGACCAGCATGGCGCCTTCCAGGATCGCAAGCAATTGTTGAAGGTAGCACGTCTGGGAGACAAGGCATTCGAACAATCAGCGGGCTTTTTACGCATCGACCAGGGCAGCAACCCCCTCGACCGTTCGGCGGTTCACCCCGAAGCATACCCGGTTGTGGAAAATATTCTGGCTCGCACGGGTAAGCGAATTGATGACATCATCGGCAACACAAATTTACTACGCAGCCTTAATGCCGCGGAATACACAGACGAAAAATTTGGAGAGCCTACTGTTCGTGACATTCTGCAGGAACTCGAGAAACCGGGACGCGATCCTCGCCCTGAATTCACCACGGCGAGTTTCAAGGAAGGTGTCGAAAAAATTACTGACCTGAAACTCGATATGATTTTGGAGGGCGTAGTAACCAATGTCACCAATTTCGGTGCTTTCGTTGATATCGGTGTACATCAGGACGGACTGGTTCATATCTCCGCGCTGGCAGACAAATTTGTTCAGAATCCACGCGACGTGGTTAAAACGGGGGACGTCGTCAAAGTAAAAGTGCTGGAAGTTGATGTCAATCGCAAGCGCATTTCCTTGACCATGCGTCTGACGGATTCCTCTCGTGATGTTGAAAAGACGCAACGTGCAGAACCGTCAAAGCCAAAAAATCGCCAAAAACAAACTTCGACCCAGGCCACACAAACGGGTAACAATGCCTTCGCGCTAGCGTTTCAAAAAGCAAAATCAAATTAG
- a CDS encoding molybdopterin molybdotransferase MoeA has product MSETSPLREAQEKFVQAVAFRSLARETRNLDQLLGATLHQAVTAPMDSPPYPRAIVEGYLVSSASTQSASEENPVSFNIIGSVNPGDANCPDPGKDGAIETVTGSVVATGDFAIARMWECKVDGDKVSVSRPFPPGFFIEAQGCDIAKGSEILAAGQVLDVVAIGTLASLGLNQAQVCMPPRVAVFASGDEVIPHTDSFRIGAIYDCNTPMLSAAVNAAGGIAVAKGIQGDDFDAFVKTARQALQENDMLLISGGTAVGGRDFISDLIRELGELLVDGVPMKSGRPLIMGIAQGKPIVCVAGHPPEALRGFRLFGIAAINRMLGRDLPLPEDN; this is encoded by the coding sequence GTGAGCGAGACATCACCATTACGTGAAGCACAAGAGAAATTCGTCCAGGCAGTCGCATTTCGTAGCCTGGCAAGGGAGACCAGAAATCTGGATCAGCTTCTTGGCGCCACACTCCATCAAGCCGTGACCGCGCCTATGGATTCGCCACCCTATCCCCGCGCTATAGTTGAAGGCTATCTGGTTTCCAGCGCCAGCACCCAGTCAGCAAGCGAAGAAAACCCCGTATCTTTTAATATCATTGGAAGCGTGAACCCTGGTGACGCCAACTGTCCTGATCCCGGTAAGGACGGTGCGATAGAAACCGTCACTGGCAGCGTCGTGGCAACAGGTGATTTCGCTATCGCACGCATGTGGGAATGCAAGGTCGATGGCGACAAGGTCAGCGTTAGCCGTCCCTTTCCACCCGGTTTTTTCATCGAAGCACAAGGCTGTGATATCGCAAAAGGTAGCGAAATTCTTGCCGCAGGACAGGTCTTAGATGTAGTTGCTATCGGCACACTCGCCAGCCTGGGGTTAAACCAGGCGCAGGTGTGCATGCCGCCACGCGTCGCGGTGTTTGCATCGGGCGATGAAGTTATTCCACACACCGATTCTTTTCGAATCGGCGCTATTTATGATTGCAACACGCCAATGTTGTCTGCGGCAGTTAACGCCGCTGGCGGAATCGCAGTTGCCAAGGGAATACAAGGTGATGATTTCGACGCCTTCGTCAAAACAGCACGCCAGGCCTTGCAGGAAAACGACATGTTGTTAATCAGCGGCGGTACAGCCGTTGGCGGCCGTGATTTTATTTCGGATTTAATCCGCGAGCTGGGTGAGTTGTTAGTCGACGGCGTACCGATGAAATCCGGCCGACCATTAATCATGGGTATCGCCCAGGGCAAGCCTATCGTCTGTGTCGCTGGACATCCGCCAGAAGCGTTACGCGGCTTTAGATTGTTTGGTATCGCGGCAATCAATCGTATGCTCGGGCGCGACCTACCTTTGCCAGAAGACAATTAA
- a CDS encoding YqgE/AlgH family protein: MAILNTNKTASTLLFAVFTLMASLAAAESPQIHYEQLEAGSLLISTAKTQGTEFYHTVVYITQHGEDGTHGFIINKPTHMTVNEAMPDNMRLEHPSKLYFGGPMHAQFLFVLTQAHKYPELHDIVQGLYFGAGDKAMIEINRVSHDETRTFIGFSSWGPGQLRKELDNEVWLVAPGSIKDVFDEHPEELWQKLYKQWSGDWI; this comes from the coding sequence ATGGCAATCCTAAACACCAACAAAACTGCATCCACATTACTGTTTGCCGTATTCACCTTGATGGCCTCTTTAGCCGCGGCCGAATCGCCGCAAATACACTACGAACAACTGGAGGCTGGATCGCTCCTGATTTCCACGGCTAAAACGCAGGGGACGGAATTTTATCACACCGTCGTCTACATCACTCAGCACGGCGAAGACGGAACCCACGGTTTTATCATCAACAAACCCACGCATATGACAGTGAATGAGGCAATGCCCGATAATATGCGACTTGAACACCCATCAAAACTATATTTTGGTGGACCTATGCATGCCCAGTTTCTGTTCGTCCTTACTCAAGCACACAAATACCCGGAATTACATGACATCGTTCAAGGTTTGTATTTTGGCGCGGGAGACAAGGCAATGATAGAAATCAATCGCGTGTCACATGATGAAACCCGCACGTTTATTGGTTTCAGTAGCTGGGGGCCTGGGCAGTTGCGCAAGGAATTGGATAACGAGGTTTGGTTGGTAGCGCCTGGCAGTATTAAAGATGTCTTCGATGAGCACCCGGAAGAGCTGTGGCAAAAATTATACAAACAATGGTCAGGAGACTGGATATAA
- a CDS encoding YjfB family protein — translation MNIANSPIATTTALGVGNKVGDSVGVSVLKKALNHQSSQAAQLINSIPKVENSEPHLGNNINVRA, via the coding sequence GTGAACATAGCCAATAGCCCGATTGCGACAACCACAGCGCTGGGAGTCGGCAACAAGGTTGGGGATTCGGTCGGTGTATCGGTACTGAAAAAAGCTCTTAACCATCAGAGCTCTCAGGCGGCACAACTGATCAATTCCATCCCCAAGGTAGAGAACTCAGAGCCTCATCTGGGCAACAATATCAATGTGCGAGCCTGA
- a CDS encoding class I SAM-dependent methyltransferase yields the protein MEIKSSPVKLLLLDEARREEADFLAQSLGVKCVAEESVDTLRYLVFAHQYTGLRYREIGKHNDIYVDFIGGKVGHRHRQGEGRGQTLARAIGIKANYRPRVLDVTAGLGRDGFVLASLGCKVTLLERSPWLHALLRDGMSRASQDESAALVINRMQLHYSDALSFLAKLAKDEKPDVIYLDPMYPHREKSALVKKEMRVIRAFVGDDTDTQTVLDMAIRSAMKRIVVKRPKTASPIDEERVNFSVAGKNTRYDVYLPVEQN from the coding sequence TTGGAAATCAAGTCTTCGCCCGTAAAGCTGTTACTACTGGACGAAGCGCGTCGTGAAGAAGCCGATTTCCTGGCACAAAGTCTTGGCGTGAAATGTGTCGCTGAAGAGTCAGTGGATACATTGCGTTATCTCGTTTTTGCTCATCAATATACGGGTCTTCGCTACAGGGAAATAGGCAAGCACAACGACATCTATGTGGACTTTATTGGCGGCAAAGTTGGGCACCGACATCGACAGGGCGAAGGGCGTGGACAAACACTAGCGCGCGCGATAGGAATAAAAGCCAACTATCGTCCGCGTGTGTTGGACGTGACGGCAGGATTGGGAAGGGATGGCTTTGTATTAGCATCGCTTGGTTGCAAAGTGACGCTGCTTGAGCGTTCACCCTGGTTACATGCCTTATTGCGTGATGGAATGTCGCGTGCGTCGCAGGATGAATCTGCAGCCTTGGTGATCAATCGTATGCAGCTGCATTACTCTGATGCCCTGTCATTTTTAGCAAAACTGGCTAAAGACGAAAAACCCGACGTCATTTATCTCGACCCCATGTATCCACATCGCGAAAAATCGGCCCTGGTAAAAAAAGAAATGCGCGTTATACGCGCATTTGTTGGTGATGATACGGATACGCAAACTGTTTTAGATATGGCAATAAGAAGCGCAATGAAACGCATAGTCGTCAAACGGCCGAAAACGGCATCGCCAATTGATGAGGAGCGAGTGAATTTTTCTGTCGCGGGTAAAAACACACGCTACGATGTTTATTTACCCGTTGAACAGAATTAA
- a CDS encoding patatin-like phospholipase family protein — protein MLWKKERNNPPAKIALILSGGGARAAYQVGVLQAVADMLPKGAQNPFPILCGTSAGAINATALAIYAHQFREAIWRLVHVWGNFHVDHVFRTDWFGLSRSASHWLAAMALGGLGKYNPVSLLDRGPLERLLSHAMDFNNIDRSIKDGLVHALSLTASGVTSGNSVAFFQGAEELEAWYRSRHMGIPTKLTVKHLMASSAIPFVFAAERLGAEFYGDGTIRQTAPISPALHLGADKLFVIGVKHVDDTCETVVADSYPSFGQIAGQVLDSIFLDNIDLDLERMQRINKALEQIPDKHLPGDSRTMRKVDMLYISPSEDLYKIAAKHAQEVPRSVRFFLKGIGASPEKGSNLISYILFEKSFCRELIHLGYGDTMERRQEVLDFLGDDVPIAVKRFYVNGN, from the coding sequence ATGCTTTGGAAAAAGGAACGAAATAACCCACCAGCGAAAATCGCCTTGATCCTTTCGGGGGGCGGCGCGCGCGCTGCGTATCAGGTAGGCGTGTTACAAGCGGTGGCAGACATGCTGCCCAAGGGTGCACAGAACCCTTTTCCTATTCTTTGTGGTACATCTGCGGGTGCAATCAACGCAACCGCGCTTGCCATTTATGCCCATCAGTTTCGTGAAGCCATCTGGCGCCTGGTCCATGTTTGGGGGAATTTTCATGTGGATCACGTATTCCGGACTGACTGGTTCGGTCTGTCACGCAGTGCTTCACACTGGCTTGCAGCTATGGCCTTGGGTGGGCTTGGCAAGTACAACCCTGTCTCACTACTCGACCGCGGACCTTTGGAACGCCTGCTATCCCACGCCATGGATTTCAACAATATTGACCGCTCCATCAAGGATGGACTTGTACATGCGTTAAGCTTGACGGCCTCTGGCGTCACCTCCGGCAACTCGGTGGCCTTTTTCCAGGGTGCCGAAGAATTGGAAGCCTGGTATCGTTCCCGTCACATGGGTATCCCGACAAAATTGACCGTAAAACACCTCATGGCGTCGTCCGCGATCCCATTTGTGTTTGCCGCAGAACGCCTGGGCGCAGAGTTCTATGGGGACGGAACGATCCGCCAGACCGCACCGATTAGCCCGGCGCTACATTTGGGCGCAGATAAGCTGTTCGTCATTGGGGTTAAACACGTGGACGATACCTGTGAGACCGTGGTCGCAGACAGTTATCCGAGCTTTGGTCAAATCGCAGGTCAGGTACTCGACAGTATCTTCCTCGACAATATCGACCTCGACCTGGAACGCATGCAGCGCATCAACAAGGCTCTGGAACAAATTCCAGACAAACACCTGCCTGGTGATAGCCGCACCATGCGCAAGGTAGATATGTTGTACATTTCACCTAGCGAGGACTTGTACAAGATCGCCGCCAAACACGCACAGGAAGTCCCTCGGAGCGTACGTTTCTTCCTCAAGGGTATCGGCGCCTCTCCTGAAAAGGGATCGAATCTGATCAGTTATATCCTGTTTGAAAAATCTTTCTGCCGCGAACTTATTCACCTTGGCTATGGCGATACCATGGAACGACGCCAGGAAGTGCTTGATTTTCTTGGAGATGACGTCCCAATTGCGGTAAAGCGTTTTTACGTCAACGGCAATTAG
- a CDS encoding AMP-binding protein: MTNGQNPSITNLTQLFHRTLMKYPGGSAYRWFDEQKNSWRACSWADAFRRTCRIRMAFSELTPGQRVALILPNSPDWVCISQAVLSKGGQIVPIIPSTTLERLIHVLKETRPQYLFIDDSLDDEYIRRVSRVLPECQIVSVGTRARQQVVIAMSEWMIADVKAGGETYEARPDDVAFILYSAGKNGIPRGVLITHGCILQQLQQLQLRTELSERDSIFCTEHFSFSYALISTLYLAMQGSACVIFPHSTNLFKDFHRLGATVIIGAPGVFDHYQRAFQADLSKRSHLRLQMFRFMRVISQWRFKSGKWAYATLMLPAVAFFCRALMRQIARRFNGSSLRLKMVVGASASCQFYLDQFCTGGAISAIYGLTEVGPLVAINQQPYCANHIGEFVGGVEWKLDDNGELLLRGGSVASRYISGKAVRKHGWLPTGDRLRRSGDRYYLDGRVDASIRLSTGEYVYPRVIEDQLTKDELFTQVVVLGHGREFLSAMLFLEKSRLAALMPARNTSDSVVELNAYRLRDFLSTRVRLALMRLPHAWQIKDFLVYDQSCLKPEWFDDEGRLMRDMMIDAMHADIVQLYQPPHPDTRNNSRITTRNTASALIR, translated from the coding sequence ATGACAAACGGACAAAACCCCTCAATCACCAATCTTACTCAGTTGTTTCATCGTACCTTGATGAAATATCCCGGCGGATCGGCTTACCGGTGGTTCGATGAACAGAAAAATTCCTGGCGCGCCTGCAGTTGGGCGGACGCCTTTCGTCGTACATGTCGAATTAGAATGGCGTTTAGTGAGCTGACACCGGGCCAACGGGTCGCATTGATATTGCCGAACTCACCGGACTGGGTGTGTATCTCACAAGCTGTGCTAAGCAAGGGCGGGCAAATCGTGCCTATTATTCCGTCCACCACATTGGAACGATTGATACATGTTTTGAAAGAAACACGGCCTCAATATCTTTTTATCGACGATAGTCTTGATGATGAATATATCCGGCGGGTATCACGTGTGTTGCCCGAGTGCCAAATAGTAAGTGTTGGAACGCGCGCACGGCAGCAAGTTGTTATCGCAATGTCAGAGTGGATGATCGCAGATGTGAAAGCTGGCGGCGAAACCTATGAGGCCAGGCCAGACGATGTTGCCTTTATCCTGTATAGCGCAGGTAAAAATGGAATACCTCGAGGCGTGTTGATCACCCACGGCTGCATCCTGCAACAATTGCAACAGTTACAATTGCGCACGGAGTTAAGTGAACGGGATAGCATCTTCTGCACCGAACACTTTTCATTTTCGTACGCATTAATCTCGACACTTTACCTCGCTATGCAAGGTTCAGCGTGCGTGATTTTTCCTCATTCTACGAACTTGTTTAAGGACTTTCACCGCCTCGGTGCCACCGTAATAATAGGTGCGCCGGGAGTGTTTGATCACTATCAACGGGCGTTCCAGGCAGATCTGTCTAAGCGCTCACATCTGCGTCTTCAGATGTTTCGATTTATGCGCGTGATTTCCCAGTGGCGATTTAAATCTGGAAAGTGGGCATATGCGACGCTCATGCTGCCTGCTGTCGCTTTTTTTTGTCGAGCGCTGATGAGGCAGATTGCAAGGCGCTTTAACGGCTCGTCGCTGAGATTGAAGATGGTTGTCGGAGCAAGTGCGAGTTGTCAGTTTTACTTAGACCAATTTTGTACCGGCGGAGCGATTTCCGCTATTTACGGTTTAACCGAAGTTGGGCCGCTTGTGGCAATTAATCAGCAGCCATATTGTGCAAACCACATTGGTGAATTTGTCGGAGGTGTGGAATGGAAGTTAGACGATAACGGCGAATTGTTGTTGCGTGGCGGAAGTGTCGCGAGTCGCTACATTTCCGGGAAAGCGGTCAGAAAGCATGGCTGGTTGCCAACCGGTGATAGATTGCGTAGGAGTGGAGATCGCTACTACTTAGACGGAAGAGTCGATGCATCGATCAGGCTTTCTACGGGTGAATATGTATATCCAAGAGTGATCGAGGATCAGCTTACAAAAGACGAATTATTCACACAGGTCGTAGTGCTTGGACACGGGCGTGAATTCTTAAGCGCCATGTTATTTCTCGAAAAATCCAGACTGGCGGCTCTAATGCCTGCTAGAAATACGAGTGATAGTGTTGTGGAGTTGAATGCCTATCGCCTTCGTGATTTTCTGTCTACTCGGGTACGCCTTGCATTGATGCGTTTGCCACACGCGTGGCAGATTAAAGACTTTCTGGTCTATGACCAAAGTTGTCTCAAACCAGAATGGTTTGACGATGAAGGCCGATTGATGCGTGACATGATGATAGACGCGATGCATGCCGATATAGTGCAGCTTTATCAGCCGCCTCATCCCGATACGCGAAATAACTCCCGTATAACTACCCGTAATACCGCTTCGGCACTGATACGCTAG
- the spoT gene encoding bifunctional GTP diphosphokinase/guanosine-3',5'-bis pyrophosphate 3'-pyrophosphohydrolase produces the protein MFLISDLCKMLETYLDEKQVAEVYRAYLFGAEAHEGQKRLSGEPYIYHPLAVARILAELKMDDKTLMAAILHDVIEDTPTAKDQLKQEFGDEVAELVDGVSKLTQIKFESKAEAQAENFRKLMLAMVKDIRVILIKLADRLHNMRTIGIMPPQKKRRIAKETLDIYVPIANRLGINSMRVDLQDLGFQAAHPLRYQILKNAIKKAAGNRKEIVSKINSALHDRLEQEGISSEVIGREKHIYSIYQKMRKKRLSFSEVFDVYAFRIVVDSVDTCYRALGMVHNLYKPLPGRFKDYIAIPKANGYQSLHTVLFGPYGVPIEIQIRTIDMHRISEAGIAAHWLYKTGSEKLPSNQAKAGEWLRGLLEIQKTSGNSIEFLESVKVDLFPDVVYVFTPQGEIMELPRGATPVDFAYAVHTDIGNTCIAAKINRHLAPLRTQLQTGQNVEIITAPGAKPNPAWLNYVVTGKARTHIRHFLKQLRDEEAVSLGKRLLDRSLGTFSLALDKIPREKITKILELYHLKTLDQLLSDIGLGNRMPLLVAKQVSSLLSKEAGQRGRSTGLKNILFRYAPSWLGGDKNSPRPLAIKGTEGININYARCCRPIPGDPIIGIFSAGRGIVVHTTGCKNIREHTKHPENWLELKWEQDIDGDFPVEIRLEVSNQRGVLATVASTIAQMEANIENVHIEDRDGKFTDIFFVITVHNRKHLAQIMRRLKRTELVSKIVRTRG, from the coding sequence TTGTTTCTGATTAGCGACCTATGCAAAATGCTGGAGACCTATCTCGACGAGAAACAGGTCGCCGAGGTCTATCGTGCCTATTTATTCGGCGCAGAGGCCCATGAAGGTCAGAAACGTCTCAGTGGCGAGCCGTATATCTACCACCCTCTCGCCGTCGCCCGTATTTTGGCCGAACTAAAGATGGACGACAAAACCCTGATGGCGGCGATTTTACACGACGTTATCGAGGACACCCCGACTGCAAAAGACCAGCTAAAACAGGAATTCGGCGACGAAGTAGCCGAACTAGTGGACGGCGTAAGCAAGCTTACACAGATCAAATTTGAATCCAAGGCCGAAGCACAGGCGGAGAATTTCCGCAAACTGATGTTGGCGATGGTCAAAGACATCCGCGTCATACTCATCAAGCTCGCCGATCGTCTACACAATATGCGCACTATCGGCATTATGCCGCCGCAGAAGAAACGCCGAATCGCGAAAGAGACACTGGATATTTACGTCCCGATCGCCAATCGCCTGGGCATAAACTCGATGCGTGTCGATTTACAGGACCTGGGTTTTCAGGCTGCCCACCCATTGCGTTACCAGATACTGAAAAATGCCATTAAAAAAGCGGCCGGTAATCGCAAGGAGATCGTCAGCAAGATCAACTCCGCCCTGCATGACAGATTGGAGCAGGAGGGAATAAGCAGCGAAGTCATAGGCCGAGAAAAACACATCTACAGCATCTACCAAAAGATGCGCAAAAAACGTCTTTCGTTTTCTGAAGTGTTTGACGTTTACGCCTTTCGCATTGTCGTCGACAGCGTAGACACCTGTTATCGCGCCCTCGGCATGGTGCACAACCTGTACAAGCCTTTGCCCGGTCGTTTCAAAGATTACATCGCCATCCCCAAAGCCAATGGTTACCAGTCACTGCATACCGTATTGTTCGGCCCTTACGGTGTACCGATTGAAATCCAGATACGCACCATCGACATGCATCGCATATCCGAAGCAGGGATTGCCGCGCACTGGTTATACAAAACCGGTAGCGAAAAACTGCCCAGCAATCAGGCAAAGGCTGGTGAATGGTTGCGTGGTCTGCTGGAAATTCAGAAAACTTCAGGGAACTCCATCGAGTTCCTTGAAAGCGTTAAAGTTGATCTGTTTCCCGATGTGGTCTATGTGTTCACACCACAAGGCGAAATCATGGAACTACCACGCGGGGCGACACCGGTGGATTTTGCCTATGCTGTTCACACCGACATCGGCAACACCTGTATCGCTGCAAAGATCAACAGACACCTTGCGCCTCTGCGAACTCAGTTACAGACCGGACAGAATGTTGAAATCATCACTGCCCCTGGGGCCAAACCCAATCCAGCTTGGCTTAACTATGTCGTAACCGGAAAGGCGCGTACACACATTCGACATTTTCTCAAGCAACTGCGTGATGAAGAGGCAGTGTCTTTAGGTAAGCGCCTGCTCGACCGTAGCCTGGGAACGTTCTCATTAGCGTTAGATAAGATTCCGCGAGAAAAAATCACCAAGATACTGGAGCTTTATCACCTCAAGACGCTAGATCAATTGCTTTCTGATATCGGCCTGGGTAATCGCATGCCTTTGCTGGTAGCCAAACAGGTATCCAGCCTTTTGAGCAAGGAAGCCGGTCAGCGCGGTCGGTCGACTGGCCTGAAAAATATTCTGTTCCGCTATGCACCTTCCTGGTTAGGCGGTGACAAAAATTCACCTAGACCGCTTGCGATCAAGGGCACAGAAGGCATAAACATCAATTACGCGCGTTGTTGCCGCCCGATCCCAGGCGACCCGATTATTGGCATCTTCAGCGCGGGCCGAGGAATCGTAGTTCACACCACTGGCTGTAAAAATATCCGTGAACATACCAAGCACCCGGAAAATTGGCTGGAACTCAAATGGGAGCAAGACATCGACGGTGACTTTCCGGTTGAAATACGCCTGGAAGTTTCTAATCAGCGAGGCGTGTTGGCCACGGTTGCATCTACCATCGCGCAGATGGAAGCCAATATTGAAAACGTCCATATAGAGGATCGTGATGGCAAATTTACTGACATCTTTTTCGTCATCACCGTGCATAATCGCAAACACCTGGCGCAAATCATGCGCCGTCTGAAGCGCACTGAACTCGTCTCTAAGATCGTACGAACCAGGGGCTAA